The Bacillota bacterium genome includes a window with the following:
- a CDS encoding 1-deoxy-D-xylulose-5-phosphate synthase, which produces MSRINSPQDIKELSFSELDQLAEELRKFLIEHVSETGGHIASNLGIVELTLALHRVFNTPEDKIIWDVGHQSYVHKIITGRKEYFNTLRKFNGLAGFPKTSESPHDFFNTGHSSTAISAALGIAKARDLKRENYSVVSVVGDGALTGGIAFEALNDAGRSTTNLIVVLNDNEMSIAKNVGGLSSYLSQIRSEPIYFKVREDLDFILNKIPAIGKSAARMLDRAKGTIKYMIMPGIIFEELGFKYLGPIDGHNIQKMVDVLSRAKKMKGPIFIHVCTQKGKGYSFAEKKPDEYHGISPFEIETGEVKVNNGPCFSDIFGNELVKLAEEDKDIVAITAAMPHGTGLNLFSQKFPDRFFDVGIAEQHAVTFAAGLASNGLKPVVCIYSSFLQRAYDQILHDVSLQNLHVVLAVDRAGIVGEDGETHQGVYDICYIRHMPNISILAPADYTELAAMLRYAIFEHNGPIAIRYPRGKGAVRVIDAADMKGAVNMIDPSVMPVEYGKGVLLKEGGDLTILPVGNMVGISLEVARKLEERGISAEVINPRFIKPLDENLILASGVKTGRIVTIEDGIVDGGFGSSILELVNRKGFLMGKKGRYIGQNGKYIDIKILGFPNEPIPHGSRESLYRKYGLDVDSIVKVIVG; this is translated from the coding sequence TTGAGTAGAATTAATTCCCCCCAGGATATTAAGGAACTTAGTTTTTCAGAGTTGGACCAGCTTGCAGAAGAGTTGAGAAAATTCTTAATAGAGCATGTATCGGAAACAGGGGGGCATATAGCATCAAACCTTGGAATAGTTGAATTGACTTTGGCTCTCCATAGAGTCTTTAATACACCGGAAGATAAGATAATATGGGATGTAGGCCATCAGTCTTATGTCCATAAGATTATTACCGGTAGAAAAGAATATTTTAACACATTAAGAAAGTTTAACGGTCTTGCTGGTTTTCCAAAAACATCAGAAAGTCCTCATGACTTTTTTAATACAGGTCATAGCAGTACGGCAATATCTGCTGCCCTTGGAATTGCAAAAGCCAGGGATTTAAAAAGAGAGAATTATTCTGTGGTATCAGTTGTAGGCGATGGGGCATTGACAGGAGGAATAGCTTTTGAAGCCCTTAATGATGCCGGCCGCTCCACTACTAATCTTATAGTAGTTTTAAACGATAATGAGATGTCAATAGCTAAAAATGTAGGCGGGCTTTCCAGTTATTTAAGCCAGATAAGGTCAGAACCAATTTATTTTAAAGTCAGAGAAGATTTGGATTTTATTTTGAATAAAATACCTGCTATAGGCAAAAGTGCTGCAAGGATGCTTGATAGGGCAAAGGGTACAATTAAATATATGATAATGCCTGGGATAATTTTTGAAGAACTAGGGTTTAAATACCTTGGACCTATTGATGGACACAATATTCAAAAGATGGTTGATGTATTATCAAGGGCTAAGAAGATGAAAGGTCCCATATTTATTCATGTGTGTACACAAAAAGGGAAGGGGTATTCTTTTGCTGAAAAAAAGCCTGACGAGTATCACGGGATATCTCCCTTTGAAATAGAGACAGGGGAAGTAAAAGTTAATAATGGTCCGTGTTTTTCCGATATATTCGGTAACGAATTGGTAAAACTGGCTGAAGAGGATAAGGATATTGTAGCAATTACTGCTGCAATGCCTCATGGTACAGGCCTTAACTTGTTTTCTCAAAAATTTCCGGATCGCTTTTTTGATGTAGGGATTGCAGAGCAACATGCAGTTACATTTGCGGCAGGGTTGGCTTCCAATGGCCTTAAACCGGTAGTGTGCATATATTCGTCTTTTTTGCAGAGGGCTTACGATCAAATACTTCATGACGTTTCACTGCAGAATCTTCATGTGGTACTGGCTGTTGACAGGGCAGGTATTGTGGGTGAAGACGGTGAAACTCACCAAGGTGTATATGATATATGCTATATAAGGCATATGCCCAACATATCCATACTGGCGCCGGCAGATTATACCGAGCTTGCAGCAATGTTAAGATATGCAATTTTTGAACATAATGGCCCCATAGCTATAAGATATCCACGGGGTAAAGGAGCTGTGAGGGTTATTGATGCGGCTGATATGAAAGGTGCAGTTAACATGATCGACCCCTCCGTGATGCCTGTAGAGTATGGAAAAGGCGTATTGCTGAAAGAGGGCGGGGATTTGACTATACTGCCAGTTGGGAATATGGTGGGTATTTCTCTGGAAGTGGCCCGAAAACTTGAAGAAAGGGGAATTTCAGCCGAGGTAATAAATCCGAGGTTTATAAAACCCCTTGATGAAAATCTTATATTGGCTTCGGGGGTTAAAACAGGCAGGATTGTAACTATTGAGGATGGTATAGTGGATGGAGGCTTTGGGAGCAGCATTCTTGAGTTGGTTAATAGAAAAGGGTTTCTTATGGGCAAAAAGGGAAGGTATATTGGGCAAAATGGAAAATACATTGATATTAAGATATTGGGATTCCCAAATGAGCCAATTCCTCATGGCTCCAGAGAAAGCCTTTACAGGAAGTATGGATTGGATGTTGATTCAATAGTGAAAGTAATAGTTGGCTGA
- a CDS encoding TlyA family RNA methyltransferase: MEKERLDVLLVKRGYFDSREKAQKSIMAGVVFVDGVKEDKPGAKFNPTAEIEVKDNINPYVSRGGLKLEKALEFFGIDLKGKTAIDVGASTGGFTDCMLKNGAIKVVAIDVGYGQLAWELRNDERVICMERINIRYIKPENIGIVADFATIDVSFISLKKVIPVVAGLIKEEGEMICLVKPQFEAGRKKVGKRGVVRNPETHMEVLQDIIIFAIDIGLKVKGLTYSPIKGTEGNIEYLLYLSKQNKLTDKSIDKSIIEDEIKKVVMQSHLINKTI; encoded by the coding sequence TTGGAAAAAGAGAGACTGGATGTTTTATTAGTTAAGAGAGGATATTTTGATAGCAGGGAGAAGGCACAGAAGTCTATTATGGCAGGTGTTGTGTTTGTAGACGGCGTTAAGGAAGATAAGCCGGGTGCAAAATTCAACCCGACTGCAGAGATAGAGGTTAAGGATAATATTAATCCATATGTTAGTCGGGGAGGGCTTAAGCTTGAAAAAGCGTTGGAGTTCTTCGGCATAGACTTGAAAGGAAAAACAGCTATTGATGTAGGTGCCTCTACCGGCGGTTTTACAGACTGTATGCTGAAAAATGGTGCAATAAAAGTAGTCGCAATTGATGTAGGGTATGGCCAGCTTGCATGGGAATTGAGGAATGATGAACGGGTTATATGCATGGAACGGATAAATATAAGATATATAAAACCTGAAAACATAGGTATTGTTGCAGATTTTGCCACAATAGATGTTTCATTTATATCCTTGAAAAAAGTAATACCTGTTGTTGCTGGCCTGATTAAGGAAGAGGGTGAAATGATATGTCTTGTAAAACCCCAATTTGAGGCAGGAAGGAAAAAGGTGGGAAAAAGGGGTGTAGTACGTAACCCCGAAACCCATATGGAGGTATTGCAGGATATTATTATATTTGCCATAGACATCGGACTTAAAGTAAAGGGCTTGACCTACTCTCCTATAAAAGGGACTGAAGGAAACATTGAATACCTTTTGTACCTTTCCAAGCAAAACAAGTTGACTGATAAAAGCATTGATAAGAGTATTATAGAAGACGAAATAAAAAAGGTTGTCATGCAATCCCATTTAATAAACAAAACAATTTGA
- a CDS encoding NAD(+)/NADH kinase gives MKTIGVIVNRNRDKDLRYTRILADSMCNMGVKMLLSSDVAEKLSLHGNSYSHNLVKTKNEKDILKEAQMVICLGGDGTFLKVARMVYKKNLPILGINLGNLGFLTEVEKNDIEDAIDRLMRGDYIIEERMMLEASIIRDGKVIRKDTALNDVVISRGALSRILHLKTYINGEFVDMFPGDGLIISSPTGSTAYSLSAGGPIVEPDIDLIIISPICPHILYSRSIITAGNRMVKAVVDEDYSHKAMVTVDGQKGYEIRGGDVIDIGKSNYTIKLIRVNPRNFFDILRTKIYFRGESLKKHEIQ, from the coding sequence ATGAAGACAATAGGTGTAATTGTTAACAGGAATAGAGATAAGGATTTGAGATATACCCGTATTCTTGCAGACAGTATGTGCAACATGGGTGTCAAGATGTTGTTGTCTTCTGATGTGGCAGAAAAGCTTAGTTTGCATGGAAATAGCTACAGTCATAATCTGGTGAAAACGAAGAATGAAAAAGATATTCTTAAAGAGGCCCAAATGGTTATATGTCTTGGCGGAGATGGAACTTTTCTTAAAGTTGCCCGTATGGTTTATAAAAAGAATTTACCCATACTTGGCATAAACCTTGGGAATCTGGGCTTTCTTACTGAGGTTGAGAAAAATGATATAGAAGATGCTATAGACCGGCTTATGCGCGGCGATTATATAATAGAGGAAAGAATGATGCTTGAAGCGTCAATAATAAGGGATGGAAAGGTTATCAGAAAAGATACAGCATTGAATGATGTTGTTATTTCAAGGGGGGCTTTATCCCGAATCTTACATTTAAAAACCTACATAAACGGTGAATTTGTGGACATGTTTCCTGGTGACGGCCTTATTATATCTAGTCCCACAGGGTCAACTGCTTACTCATTATCGGCCGGGGGACCAATTGTTGAGCCGGATATCGATTTGATTATTATAAGCCCCATATGTCCCCATATACTTTATTCCAGGTCAATTATAACAGCTGGAAACAGGATGGTAAAAGCAGTTGTAGACGAAGACTACAGCCACAAAGCCATGGTTACCGTGGATGGCCAGAAAGGTTATGAAATAAGGGGCGGAGATGTAATTGATATTGGAAAATCAAATTATACAATAAAGCTTATCAGAGTAAATCCGCGGAATTTTTTTGATATATTAAGGACAAAAATCTATTTTAGAGGAGAGAGTTTAAAAAAACATGAAATACAATAG
- a CDS encoding arginine repressor, with protein sequence MKYNRHAKILEIIEKHEIETQEELAEKLKQEGMDVTQATISRDIKELRLVKVLTEDGKSKYASITQSDSEISNKLMRVFAEAFVSGDYANNIVVVKTLPGMAQAAASAIDSLKWPEIVGTIGGDDTVMIICRAEMIAEKLVERFNRMVK encoded by the coding sequence ATGAAATACAATAGGCATGCCAAAATTCTTGAAATAATTGAAAAGCATGAAATTGAAACTCAGGAGGAGCTTGCAGAAAAGCTGAAACAGGAAGGTATGGATGTTACCCAGGCCACAATATCGAGAGACATAAAGGAGTTAAGGCTTGTTAAAGTGTTAACTGAAGATGGAAAATCCAAGTATGCATCTATAACGCAAAGTGATAGCGAGATTTCCAATAAGCTGATGAGGGTATTTGCAGAAGCTTTTGTTTCCGGGGATTATGCAAATAACATAGTTGTGGTAAAGACCCTTCCCGGTATGGCCCAGGCTGCGGCATCTGCAATTGATTCCCTTAAATGGCCTGAAATTGTGGGCACTATTGGAGGCGATGATACTGTAATGATTATTTGCAGGGCAGAAATGATTGCAGAAAAGCTGGTGGAGAGATTTAACCGGATGGTCAAATAA
- the recN gene encoding DNA repair protein RecN has protein sequence MLLRLEIQNIALIDEVSIELGEGLNILTGETGAGKSIIIDSINILLGERFSKELIRTGKDKALIEAVFQIDNSRMAELYEKYGIEPETDGTLIISREFNIAGRSICRVNGRLVTVSALKEIGGYLIDVHGQYDNQSLLKSETHIELLDAFGGEKIQALKKRYSELYEKRKDIKNSLQKLFGDEKDRERKIDLLKYQIDEIKKAKLAINEEEELNKQKTLLSNAGKIAEVLSSVYEMLFTGTRIKTSAYDDINEAVLKLKDISSYDEKYDRITKKLEDISYQLEDIREEIRNERDSIEYNPYLLEQIEERLDLVFRLKRKYGNSILEILEYCKNSEEELDKIIKSEEYINELQKQLSEVDNSLYALAKEINRTRAEVAVILESNICKELEALEMKKARFKVGICMEDITEDSMTGGSAGIKFKPNGLDKVEFLISPNVGEPLKPLSKIASGGEMARIMLAIKSILADVDKIPTLIFDEIDIGISGKVSQRVGEKLAFLSKNHQVICVTHHPQIASMADNHFLIEKIVGKNITKIKVSKLSGEKIPDEVARILGGDLITDMTRNLACEMLENAKKFKRTAIH, from the coding sequence ATGCTACTGCGGCTTGAGATTCAAAATATAGCATTAATTGACGAGGTCAGCATTGAACTCGGGGAAGGATTGAATATTTTAACAGGAGAGACAGGGGCAGGAAAGTCGATAATTATTGACTCCATTAATATCCTTTTGGGAGAAAGGTTTTCAAAAGAGTTGATAAGGACGGGAAAAGACAAAGCGTTAATTGAAGCAGTTTTTCAAATAGACAATAGTAGAATGGCGGAATTATACGAAAAATACGGCATTGAACCTGAAACTGACGGTACCTTGATTATATCCCGTGAGTTTAACATTGCAGGACGAAGTATATGCAGGGTTAATGGAAGATTGGTAACGGTATCGGCTCTTAAGGAAATTGGAGGATATCTCATAGATGTGCACGGGCAGTACGACAACCAGTCACTTCTGAAAAGCGAGACTCATATTGAGTTGTTGGACGCTTTCGGGGGAGAAAAAATACAGGCCTTGAAAAAAAGGTATTCGGAGCTGTACGAGAAGAGAAAAGATATTAAGAACAGCTTACAAAAATTATTTGGGGATGAAAAAGACAGGGAAAGGAAAATTGATTTATTAAAGTACCAGATAGATGAAATAAAAAAGGCGAAATTAGCAATTAATGAAGAAGAGGAACTAAATAAGCAAAAGACACTTCTTTCAAATGCAGGCAAAATAGCAGAGGTGTTATCTTCCGTATATGAAATGCTTTTTACAGGCACGCGAATAAAAACCTCTGCCTATGATGATATTAATGAAGCGGTATTAAAGCTTAAGGATATTTCAAGCTATGATGAAAAATATGATAGGATTACTAAAAAATTGGAGGATATTTCCTACCAGCTGGAAGATATCAGGGAAGAAATAAGGAACGAAAGGGATAGTATTGAATACAACCCGTATTTATTGGAACAAATAGAAGAAAGGCTGGATTTAGTTTTTAGGCTGAAAAGGAAATACGGAAATAGTATATTGGAGATTCTGGAGTATTGTAAAAATAGTGAAGAGGAATTAGATAAAATCATAAAGAGTGAAGAATATATAAATGAGCTTCAAAAGCAGCTTTCAGAAGTAGATAACAGCCTTTACGCCCTTGCAAAGGAAATAAACCGGACCAGGGCGGAAGTTGCCGTTATACTTGAAAGTAATATTTGCAAAGAGCTTGAGGCTCTGGAAATGAAAAAGGCACGGTTTAAAGTCGGTATTTGTATGGAAGATATAACTGAAGATTCCATGACCGGAGGTTCTGCCGGAATTAAGTTTAAGCCTAATGGCCTTGATAAAGTTGAATTCCTTATTTCTCCAAATGTGGGCGAGCCGTTAAAGCCCTTATCCAAAATTGCCTCAGGTGGAGAAATGGCGAGAATAATGCTGGCCATTAAGTCTATACTTGCAGATGTCGATAAAATACCTACTTTGATATTTGACGAAATAGATATCGGTATTAGCGGAAAAGTATCTCAAAGAGTAGGAGAAAAACTGGCTTTTCTATCAAAAAACCACCAGGTAATATGTGTTACTCATCATCCTCAAATTGCCAGCATGGCAGATAATCATTTCTTAATAGAAAAGATTGTTGGAAAAAATATTACAAAAATAAAAGTATCAAAATTATCGGGTGAAAAAATTCCAGATGAAGTTGCAAGAATTCTTGGAGGAGATTTAATTACCGATATGACCAGGAACCTTGCCTGTGAAATGCTGGAAAATGCAAAAAAATTTAAGAGAACAGCAATTCATTAA